The Podospora bellae-mahoneyi strain CBS 112042 chromosome 7, whole genome shotgun sequence genome includes a window with the following:
- the CDC25 gene encoding cell division cycle-related protein (EggNog:ENOG503NUVS; COG:T), translating into MNGIVGSAPPGAMYVRALYDYEADDRTSLSFHEGDIIQVITRLESGWWDGVINGVRGWFPSNYCQIIDELPELEENGEPEQVEEEPDDHPEVYEGEYEDEDGSELDDVEGLPLEGTEGDRLRADFWIPQATPDGRLFYYNTMTGESRADLPLESPSSVTETGPRDRMNLSVPDRTRPPAEMIARGLTRDEEDESDVNSASELEGEALMNMRGSAPVSRRFQMGDGISPAPSMDSMNGQSPVTRARGETFPNGSSAQTPMVSSATAFTSSGFNLPTAATIPRSFFDDGTTPALNWPRLVSNMKKAIDRYREAITSGNRAEYVARAEDISDHLRLLLAAGSGTTDNHSGQPSIISTNKALYPHFRDMMSKFSKLVISSHIAAADWPNAESIQKCLQEADGVLLGVFSYLEVAKQQRGDEIPRLFPGFVIGSNAGGSWQNNGLGPRDAITTNFLEDEEGLVEPNALLDGKLLERLDELKRMVVSSIRELDKNLLVTDKIITPYKHEMIGNAVCAAGSKVLDMFKPWIAMIESIDLSLLDNTFQTPQLADFSTNKQSLYDNISDLILGCQAVAGPLADEWSEVRGQALEERLEYVRNCARALETNSSHIGFSLQLLSEQVSIVLQQQAETRMREEVPTREQPRRMETMPYERPHQRTESLSRPVRPGMPMGSQSFTEGDTMMTTNPYRKDDKLKKFFGEDPTPVQQTLIDDTPEFLRLDHDVDLSWDLKTQPPTVKGGSLMALVEQLTRHDKLDANFNNTFLLTYRSFTSARELFELLVKRFNLQPPEGLTQPEYDQWTNQKQKLIRFRIVNILKNWFDNFWMEDPSEEATKQLLRDVYNFAKDTVKSTETPGSGPLMTVLDQRLNGKEAGARRMIQTVNQNTPAPIMPKNMKKLKFLDIDVTEFARQLTIIESRLYGKIKPTECLNKTWQKKVGEGEPEPAPNVKALILHSNQMTNWVAEMILSQTDVRKRVVVIKHFVAVADKCRGLNNFSTLTSIISALGTAPIARLKRTWDQVPQRIHATLETMRKLMASTKNFGEYREALHAQQPPCIPFFGVYLTDLTFIEDGIPSIIKKTNLINFAKRAKTAEVIRDIQQYQNVAYSLQPVPELQDYILSNMQAAGDVHEMYDKSLQIEPREREDEKISFGRVWVPMKSERGMRYT; encoded by the exons ATGAACGGCATCGTGGGGTCGGCACCTCCTGGTGCCATGTACGTCAGGGCGCTCTATGATTACGAGGCTGATGACAGGACGAGCTTGAGCTTTCACGAAGGCGACATTATCCAGGTCATCACTCGGCTCGAGAGCGGATGGTGGGACGGTGTCATCAACGGCGTCAGAGGCTGGTTTCCTAGTAATTACTGCCAGATCATTGACGAACTCCCAGAGCTTGAAGAAAACGGCGAGCCAGAacaggtcgaggaggaacCTGATGACCACCCGGAAGTATACGAAGGAGAGtatgaggatgaagatggctcCGAACTTGACGATGTCGAGGGCCTTCCCCTCGAGGGAACCGAAGGCGACAGGCTGAGGGCCGATTTCTGGATCCCTCAAGCCACACCAGACGGCAGGCTATTCTACTACAACACCATGACGGGCGAGAGCAGAGCGGACCTGCCACTCGAGTCTCCCTCTTCGGTGACCGAGACAGGCCCAAGAGATCGCATGAATCTCAGTGTTCCCGACCGAACAAGGCCGCCGGCCGAAATGATTGCCAGAGGGCTGACccgagatgaggaggatgaatcGGACGTCAACTCGGCATCCGAACTAGAAGGCGAGGCTCTGATGAACATGCGAGGCTCAGCG CCTGTTTCACGCCGATTCCAGATGGGTGACGGTATTTCTCCAGCACCATCCATGGATTCTATGAACGGACAGTCGCCGGTGACGAGAGCTCGCGGCGAGACGTTTCCAAACGGCAGCTCAGCTCAGACCCCAATGGTATCTTCAGCCACTGCGTTTACCAGCTCCGGGTTCAACCTGCCTACTGCTGCTACGATTCCGCGATCCTTTTTCGACGACGGAACGACACCTGCACTCAACTGGCCTCGTTTGGTGTCCAACATGAAGAAGGCTATTGACCGCTACAGGGAGGCCATCACGAGCGGCAACAGGGCAGAGTATGTTGCACGCGCTGAAGACATCTCAGATCACTTGCGCCTTCTCTTGGCAGCAGGCTCCGGAACGACCGACAACCACTCAGGCCAACCCTCGATCATCTCGACAAACAAGGCGCTCTACCCGCATTTCCGTGACATGATGTCCAAGTTTAGCAAGCTCGTCATCTCTTCACACATCGCGGCGGCGGACTGGCCCAACGCCGAGTCGATACAAAAATGCCTGCAGGAAGCCGACGGCGTCCTGTTAGGTGTCTTTAGCTATCTCGAGGTTGCAAAGCAGCAACGAGGCGACGAGATTCCACGACTGTTCCCAGGCTTTGTTATTGGGTCGAATGCGGGTGGCAGCTGGCAGAACAATGGACTAGGTCCTCGtgacgccatcaccaccaactttctcgaggatgaggaaggccTGGTTGAACCAAATGCCCTCCTGGATGGCAAGCTTCTGGAGCGGCTTGATGAGCTGAAAAGGATGGTGGTCTCGAGCATCCGTGAGCTGGATAAGAACCTGCTGGTTACGGACAAGATCATCACTCCCTACAAGCACGAAATGATTGGAAATGCTGTTTGCGCCGCCGGCAGCAAGGTACTGGATATGTTCAAGCCCTGGATTGCCATGATTGAATCAATCGACCTCTCGCTGCTGGACAACACGTTCCAAACGCCGCAACTTGCCGACTTTAGCACCAACAAGCAGAGTTTATACGATAATATCTCTGATTTGATTCTGGGTTGTCAAGCAGTGGCTGGTCCGTTGGCGGACGAGTGGTCAGAGGTGAGGGGTCAAGCTCTGGAGGAACGGCTGGAGTATGTCCGAAACTGCGCACGAGCACTGGAGACGAACTCATCCCATATCGGATTCTCGCTCCAGCTTCTTTCCGAGCAGGTTTCGATTGTCTTACAGCAACAGGCCGAGACGCGCATGCGGGAAGAAGTGCCCACGCGAGAGCAACCAAGAAGGATGGAGACCATGCCATATGAGCGACCGCATCAGCGGACAGAGTCGCTGTCGCGGCCTGTCAGACCGGGAATGCCTATGGGGTCGCAGTCGTTTACTGAAGGTGACACCATGATGACGACTAACCCGTACCGGAAGGATGACAAGCTTAAGAAGTTCTTTGGAGAAGACCCTACCCCGGTGCAGCAAACGTTGATCGACGACACCCCCGAGTTCTTGAGACTGGACCACGATGTCGACCTTTCCTGGGACCTCAAGACCCAACCGCCAACGGTCAAGGGTGGTTCCCTGATGGCCTTGGTGGAGCAACTTACACGGCACGACAAGCTCGAcgccaacttcaacaacacctttCTTCTTACCTATCGGTCGTTCACATCAGCACGAGAGCTGTTTGAGCTTTTGGTGAAGAGGTTCAACTTGCAACCGCCAGAAGGACTGACCCAGCCCGAGTATGACCAGTGGACAAACCAGAAACAAAAACTGATCCGCTTCCGCATCGTCAATATTTTGAAGAACTGGTTCGACAACTTCTGGATGGAGGACCCAAGCGAGGAAGCCACGAAGCAGCTGTTGCGGGATGTTTACAACTTTGCCAAGGACACGGTCAAATCCACCGAGACGCCCGGTTCGGGTCCTCTGATGACGGTACTCGACCAGCGACTGAATGGCAAGGAGGCGGGCGCCCGCCGCATGATTCAGACGGTCAACCAGAACACGCCAGCTCCCATCATGCCAAAGAAcatgaagaagctcaagttCCTCGACATCGACGTTACCGAGTTCGCTCGCCAGCTCACGATTATCGAGTCCCGTCTGTACGGCAAGATCAAGCCAACCGAGTGTCTGAACAAGACTTGGCAGAAgaaggttggagagggagagccAGAGCCTGCTCCGAACGTGAAGGCCCTAATTCTTCATTCTAATCAAATGACCAATTGGGTGGCTGAGATGATCTTGTCACAGACCGACGTGAGGAAACGCGTCGTTGTCATCAAGCACTTTGTGGCGGTTGCCGACAAGTGCCGTGGGCTCAACAACTTTTCGACCCTCacatccatcatctccgccTTGGGTACTGCGCCTATTGCCCGCCTCAAGCGGACATGGGATCAAGTGCCGCAGCGCATTCACGCCACCCTGGAGACAATGCGCAAGTTGATGGCCAGCACCAAGAACTTTGGCGAGTACAGAGAAGCGCTGCACGCCCAGCAGCCCCCCTGCATTCCCTTCTTTGGTGTTTACCTGACCGATTTGACCTTCATCGAGGACGGCATCCCgtccatcatcaagaagactAACCTCATCAACTTTGCCAAGCGAGCGAAGACGGCCGAAGTGATCCGGGACATTCAGCAGTACCAGAATGTGGCTTACTCGCTCCAGCCGGTCCCCGAGCTCCAGGATTACATACTCAGCAACATGCAGGCGGCAGGAGACGTGCACGAGATGTACGACAAGAGCTTGCAGATTGAGCCGCGCGAGCGGGAAGACGAAAAGATC AGTTTTGGCCGAGTCTGGGTTCCTATGAAGAGCGAAAGGGGGATGCGATATACTTGA
- the IRS4 gene encoding Increased rDNA silencing protein (EggNog:ENOG503P3HT; COG:T; COG:U): MSTSPTRNEGGGLPTKSGTNNSNNAAALSAALKGATLAFNAQKAAAATNNKNAAETKQTSISPNRNTTQNNTTRTRTTGPGAGNGAFLAANHAARDASVSQTRSRASSVAHSASGRLEIGRQETGGSWSNQGVREDNIEKDDDGLVAQRVAQYLHAGSGGGISPGTSSTPLLSPLGAGRSNAGDSGKQSSASFIAATLAASRSTSPMPNTNQKANNNGVTQTHPGRSRGHSTGAASVLSMAPSLGPNSVDALDTESIMPTTSLVSLFESKGGEDVDPVKKRDAPTPRQQKVSPSLSPRGRSPGPAGERQTQKVLDEQQTKTKPKPKPKPKPKKTPESTEKPKVEGESKLGYHEIKRPGTPPSKFSSPAVSTQVVSPQPRRVAKTAKLEPPALPPARKISDKNTKTPTVEVTAIRSASMEEARPEEKQPANVVKQRPVPAAPVMRRLSECSMSSDDSFVSASSAQQPDPEEVEEPTPQEQDNKPQEQQQQQQQQQQQQQSKQAPKPPKSRRRPASPPPRRPSAPRLSTPNLGLDSLTNAIVASNLASSRLTPSPLAPPPNPPPSRRHNAHHHHNDKSHNASLPQRTVDSLTPHRSGNSKSGSRSPKRTGMLTTLRQPPTSLSDDEDARRKMHRHAHRKGKVLGHHIPGRRNHAHHEGSRSRWRDEVTAGQRRRYEAVWASNKGLFMKPEWGFTGGEDDDEEGRAQAGTKEAELVVNVVVRDIWDRSRLPREELAEIWGLVDRGGKGALGREEFVVGMWLVDQRLRGRRLPGRVGKSVWESVGQGVVRVLPPKGELRKKR, translated from the coding sequence ATGTCGACCTCACCGACTCGAAATGAAGGCGGCGGTCTCCCTACAAAGAGCGGtaccaacaacagcaataaTGCGGCTGCTCTCTCGGCCGCCTTGAAGGGCGCAACTCTTGCTTTCAACGCCCAaaaggctgccgctgctaCGAATAATAAGAATGCTGCTGAGACGAAACAGACGTCGATATCCCCGAATCGAAACACGACGCAGAACAATACTACGAGGACGAGAACAACCGGGCCCGGGGCCGGGAACGGGGCTTTCCTTGCGGCGAATCATGCCGCGAGAGATGCCTCTGTTTCACAGACACGATCGCGGGCAAGTTCGGTGGCGCACAGTGCTTCTGGGAGACTAGAGATTGGGAGGCAGGAGACGGGGGGTAGTTGGAGTAATCAGGGGGTTAGGGAGGATAACATTGaaaaggatgatgatgggctggTGGCTCAGAGAGTGGCTCAGTATCTACATGCGGGCAGTGGGGGGGGGATCAGTCCGGGTACCAGCAGCACGCCGTTGTTGTCACCACTGGGGGCGGGCAGGAGTAATGCTGGGGATAGCGGGAAGCAATCGTCTGCCTCGTTTATAGCCGCCACGCTCGCCGCCAGCAGGTCTACTTCTCCGATGCCGAACACGAACCAAAAGGCAAACAACAATGGTGTTACCCAGACCCATCCGGGTAGGAGCAGGGGACATAGCACCGGAGCTGCGAGCGTGTTGTCTATGGCGCCGAGTTTAGGTCCGAATTCGGTGGATGCGCTGGATACCGAGTCGATAATGCCGACGACGTCTTTGGTGTCGTTGTTTGAAAGcaagggcggggaggatgttgacCCTGTTAAGAAGAGGGACGCGCCCACACCTAGGCAGCAAAAGGTATCACCCTCGCTGTCACCGAGGGGTAGGAGCCCTGGGCCGGCCGGTGAAAGGCAGACACAGAAAGTGCTGGACGAACAACAGACCAAGACAAAGCCTAAACCAAAACCGAAGCCTAAGCCTAAAAAGACGCCCGAGTCTACTGAGAAGCCTAAAGTTGAGGGTGAGTCAAAGCTTGGGTATCATGAGATAAAGCGTCCTGGCACGCCTCCTTCGAAATTCTCTTCGCCTGCTGTTTCTACACAAGTTGTCTCTCCTCAACCAAGAAGGGTTGCTAAGACGGCAAAACTGGAACCCCCGGCACTACCACCTGCTAGGAAGATTAGTGACAAGAATACGAAAACACCTACTGTTGAGGTTACTGCTATCCGGTCGGCCAGTATGGAGGAAGCCAGGCCTGAAGAGAAGCAACCTGCCAATGTGGTTAAGCAGAGGCCAGTCCCGGCAGCGCCAGTCATGCGTCGGTTGTCTGAGTGCTCAATGTCTTCTGATGACAGCTTCGTCTCAGCATCCTCAGCTCAGCAACCAGATCCGGAAGAAGTTGAGGAACCTACCCCTCAAGAACAAGACAACAAGCCCCaagagcagcaacaacaacaacaacaacaacaacagcaacaacaatcaAAACAAgcacccaaaccacccaaatCCCGTCGCCGCCcagcctccccaccaccacgccGGCCTTCAGCACCAAGGCTATCAACCCCCAACCTTGGCCTcgactccctcaccaacgccaTCGTAGCCAGCAACTTGGCTTCTTCCCGACtaaccccatccccattagcaccaccccccaaccctcctccttccagacGCCATAacgcccaccaccatcacaacgATAAATCCCACAACGCTTCCCTTCCGCAAAGAACAGTCGACTCTTTGACGCCTCATCGCAGTGGCAACTCCAAATCGGGAAGTCGCTCCCCAAAACGGACGGGAatgctcaccaccctccggCAACCCCCCACGTCTCTGTCAGATGACGAAGACGCCAGAAGGAAAATGCACAGGCACGCCCACCGAAAGGGAAAGGTGCTCGGTCATCACATACCCGGCCGGAGGAACCACGCTCACCATGAGGGGTCGAgatcgaggtggagggatgAGGTTACGGcagggcagaggaggaggtatgaGGCTGTTTGGGCGAGTAATAAGGGATTGTTTATGAAGCCGGAGTGGGGGTTTAccggtggagaggatgatgatgaggaagggagggCACAGGCTGGGACGAAGGAGGCAGAGTTGGTTGTTAAtgttgtggtgagggatatTTGGGACAGGAGTCGGCtgccgagggaggagttggccgagatatgggggttggttgatcggggggggaagggggcgttGGGACGGGAGGAGTTTGTGGTGGGGATGTGGCTCGTCGAtcagaggttgagggggaggaggttgcccgggagggtggggaagagTGTCTGGGAAAGCGTGGggcagggggtggtgagggttttgCCGCCGAagggggagttgaggaagaagaggtga
- the ASE1 gene encoding Microtubule bundling protein (EggNog:ENOG503NWI1; BUSCO:EOG092628LW; COG:D; COG:Z), which translates to MDTSYLAQQVNTIIGQLHGLFDEIGVSNHERESREAELFSALSEALNNQVRLVTSEKKGMIEQAQKMMTTIRQMEASLDDSTSRRYEDEDMKITYPLTRCLKVLEKKQNQVSRLHRERFEQVKTLVQALESYSSHLEPSFVKIELPPTAPDQSIPPTFDLSPKYVDKLDAEFTRVYEEYMHRVDTVKGLGENIIQLWAELGTPQAQTDNAIVKYYRDAPEQLGLHQEDLARLKAKRDKLLKEKENRERRLRDLKDTVEGLWERLEVDEADRKAFLNSNRGCGIRQINEFEEELARLNELKRQNLHIFVEDARLKLQELWDTLYLSEEEMLEFTPAFSDVYSDALLEAHEREIVRLEVLKEQRAPTLALVDKHKSLIQERDELAASAQDSSRLMMRGQKGERRDPGKLLREEKMRKRIAKDLPKVIAELRKGLEKWEDDYGRPFLVHGERYLDVIELEDPPKPIPGPRSKTPANASAAPTAVTPGTSRSNSTLSRAKSVGSLNKLNPQRNGNKTPTTASTTTTTKPTLARAATVTANTVISKGSPIRGSTVSHPRPPLSNLRNGNNSPERPRASDSVSSATGSLRLVMRAPPPKMRDLMPAPELKMEAPTTMPSFRSSMKLGSSVSIVRQVQPEDVYDERDRYSSQNSSDSRPSSREYTTTSRQTNHTDDSSRPPTREYNPPSRQNSTREREYDSSSSSTRQSYEPPSRSPLQYSQSAAAQQRQVSDTSTIVSGVSGSENWETYDDTSEPEVDVSEAYYAKVRAAQQAVGFGTIRGVQKLRSGGGIPPPSSQQRAGNVVVDEDGNRILSGGSEWTDEDAF; encoded by the exons ATGGACACCAGCTATCTGGCCCAGCAGGTCAATACAATAATTGGCCAGCTGCATGGCCTGTTTGACGAGATTGGTGTCTCCAACCATGAGCGCGAGTCGCGAGAGGCAGAG CTCTTCTCTGCGCTCTCCGAGGCACTCAACAATCAAGTGCGACTTGTCACATCTgaaaagaaggggatgaTTGAGCAAGCGCAAAAAATGATGACCACCATCCGGCAAATGGAGGCCTCCCTAGACGACAGCACATCGCGCCGCtatgaggacgaggacatgAAAATCACTTATCCACTCACAAGGTGTCTCAAAGTTCTcgaaaaaaagcaaaatcaAGTCAGTCGGCTGCATAGAGAGCGATTCGAGCAGGTCAAGA CACTTGTTCAAGCGCTCGAGTCTTACTCGTCACATCTTGAACCATCATTTGTCAAGATCGAGCTGCCGCCCACCGCGCCAGATCAATCAATTCCTCCAACGTTTGACTTATCACCCAAGTATGTGGACAAGTTGGATGCTGAGTTTACTCGTGTGTATGAGGAGTACATGCACCGCGTGGATACTGTCAAGGGCTTGGGTGAGAATATCATCCAGCTTTGGGCTGAACTGGGaaccccccaagcccaaacaGATAATGCGATAGTGAAGTATTATCGCGATGCCCCCGAGCAGCTTGGTCTTCACCAGGAGGATCTTGCTCGTCTGAAGGCCAAGAGGGACAAGCTTttgaaagagaaggagaaccGCGAAAGACGTCTTAGAGACCTCAAAGATACTGTTGAGGGTCTTTGGGAGAGgctcgaggttgatgaggcggACCGTAAAGCGTTCCTCAATAGCAACCGCGGCTGCGGAATCCGGCAGATTAACGAGTTCGAGGAGGAACTTGCGCGCCTCAATGAGCTGAAGAGGCAAAACCTTCACATCTTTGTCGAGGATGCTCGTCTGAAGCTTCAGGAACTTTGGGACACCCTGTATCtttctgaggaggagatgctcGAGTTCACGCCAGCCTTCTCCGATGTCTACAGTGATGCTCTTCTTGAGGCCCACGAACGCGAAATCGTTCGGCTCGAGGTCCTCAAAGAGCAACGAGCTCCTACTCTGGCTCTCGTTGACAAGCACAAGTCCCTCATTCAAGAAAGAGACGAGCTTGCCGCTTCAGCCCAGGATTCTTCCAGACTAATGATGCGCGGACAGAAAGGCGAGAGACGCGACCCAGGCAAGCTACTGCGCGAAGAGAAGATGAGAAAGCGCATCGCCAAGGACCTCCCCAAGGTCATCGCCGAGCTCCGCAAAGGCCTTGAGAAGTGGGAAGACGACTACGGCCGACCATTCCTTGTACACGGAGAGCGCTACCTGGATGTCATCGAACTCGAAGATCCCCCCAAACCGATCCCCGGCCCCAGGTCGAAGACACCAGCCAACGCCTCGGCAGCGCCCACCGCTGTGACCCCGGGCACCTCCAGGTCAAACAGCACCCTCTCCCGCGCCAAAAGCGTAGGCAGCCTGAACAAACTGAACCCGCAGCGGAACGGAAACAAAACCCCCACCACGgcgagcaccaccaccaccaccaaaccaactcTGGCCAGGGCGGCAACAGTCACAGCTAATACAGTCATCAGCAAGGGCAGTCCGATCCGCGGAAGCACGGTTAGCCACCCCCGACCGCCGCTCTCAAACCTTAGGAACGGAAACAACTCCCCGGAGCGACCTCGAGCATCGGATTCGGTTAGTAGTGCGACTGGAAGTCTGAGGCTTGTCATGAGAGCGCCACCGCCGAAAATGAGGGATTTGATGCCGGCTCCCGAGCTGAAAATGGAAGCACCGACGACGATGCCATCTTTCAGGAGTTCGATGAAGCTGGGGTCGAGTGTCAGCATTGTGAGGCAGGTCCAGCCCGAGGATGTTTATGACGAGAGGGACAGGTATTCTTCCCAGAACAGCAGCGATAGCAGGCCGAGCAGCAGGGAATACACCACCACTTCGAGACAGACGAATCACACggacgacagcagcaggccGCCGACGAGGGAGTATAACCCGCCATCGAGGCAGAACTCgacgagggagagagagtatgattcgtcgtcgtcgtcaacgaGGCAGAGCTATGAGCCGCCATCGAGGAGTCCGCTGCAGTATTCACAGTCGGCAGCAGCACAGCAGAGGCAGGTGTCGGACACGTCGACTATTGTTAGCGGGGTGTCGGGGTCGGAGAACTGGGAGACGTATGATGATACGAGCGAGCCGGAGGTGGATGTGTCCGAGGCGTATTATGCCAAGGTTAGGGCGGCGCAGCAGGCGGTGGGGTTTGGGACTATTAGGGGGGTGCAGAAGTTGaggagtggtggggggattccgccgccgtcgtcgcAGCAACGTGCCGGGaatgttgttgtggatgaggatggaaaTAGGATTTTGAGTGGGGGGAGTGAGTGGACTGATGAAGATGCTTTTTGA